In the Arachis ipaensis cultivar K30076 chromosome B10, Araip1.1, whole genome shotgun sequence genome, one interval contains:
- the LOC107622278 gene encoding UDP-glycosyltransferase 83A1-like, whose translation MNTPIVLALPYPAQGHVTPFMSFSQKLVENGCKVIFVNTEINHNRFVSSMMVREKDNNTLDDETIKLVSVPDGLSPEDERTNFAKQCVGLKSSLPSILEKLIEDYGVSCIVVDFAMGWALEVANKMGIKGAFFFPASAAMFALLNNIPMLIHRGIIDSSGLPVTKRTFRLSESMALMSTETLYWSNTANDPINAKTLFDYVMHCGQALTMSHWWLCNTAYDLEPAVFSFLPKILPIGPLLRTYNTNYITTSFWEEDSSCMSWLDQQPHASVVYVAFGSFALFEETQFRELAFGLELTKRPFLWVVRQDSVNNKNVSYKHEFEGSKGKIVEWGPQQKILSHPSIACFISHCGWNSTIEGLSNGLPFLCWPYFSDQVYDKMYICDELKVGLGFDSDENGLISREEIKAKVDKLLADENIRLRSRVLKKKIENNIQQGGSSSENLNKFIKWLKE comes from the exons ATGAACACTCCAATAGTGCTAGCTTTACCATACCCAGCTCAAGGACACGTCACTCCCTTTATGAGCTTCTCACAAAAGCTGGTCGAGAATGGATGCAAAGTCATCTTTGTTAACACGGAGATCAACCATAACCGTTTTGTGAGTTCCATGATGGTTAGGGAAAAAGACAATAATACCCTTGATGATGAAACAATAAAACTGGTTTCCGTCCCGGATGGTTTAAGCCCTGAGGACGAAAGAACCAATTTCGCCAAACAATGTGTTGGTTTGAAAAGCAGCTTGCCTTCAATTCTTGAGAAATTGATAGAAGATTATGGAGTTAGTTGCATCGTTGTTGATTTTGCAATGGGATGGGCATTGGAAGTTGCGAATAAGATGGGAATCAAAGGCGCTTTTTTCTTTCCAGCGTCAGCAGCTATGTTTGCTTTGTTGAACAATATTCCTATGCTCATTCATCGTGGCATCATAGATTCTTCTG GACTCCCAGTCACTAAAAGGACATTTCGGTTATCAGAAAGTATGGCTCTTATGAGCACAGAAACCCTGTATTGGTCAAACACTGCTAATGACCCAATAAATGCAAAGACGCTATTCGATTATGTAATGCATTGCGGACAAGCTCTAACCATGTCACACTGGTGGTTGTGCAACACTGCATATGATCTTGAACCTGCAGTTTTCTCCTTTCTCCCAAAGATCTTACCAATTGGCCCATTGTTAAGAACCTACAACACAAATTATATCACAACATCTTTCTGGGAAGAAGATTCCTCTTGCATGAGTTGGCTTGATCAACAGCCTCACGCTTCTGTCGTGTATGTCGCCTTTGGTAGTTTCGCTCTTTTCGAGGAAACACAGTTTCGCGAGCTAGCTTTTGGACTTGAGTTAACAAAAAGACCGTTTCTTTGGGTGGTGCGTCAAGATTCCGTTAACAACAAAAATGTTTCTTACAAGCATGAATTTGAAGGGAGTAAGGGTAAGATTGTGGAATGGGGTCCTCAACAGAAGATCCTAAGTCACCCTTCTATAGCTTGCTTTATAAGTCACTGTGGTTGGAATTCCACCATTGAAGGTTTGTCTAATGGACTTCCCTTCTTGTGTTGGCCGTACTTTTCGGATCAAGTTTATGACAAAATGTATATTTGTGATGAGTTGAAAGTTGGTTTGGGATTTGATTCGGATGAAAATGGATTGATCTCGCGTGAGGAAATAAAAGCCAAAGTGGACAAACTACTTGCTGATGAGAACATTAGATTAAGGTCACGTGTGCtaaagaagaagatagaaaacaaCATTCAACAAGGAGGTAGTTCTTCCGAGAACTTAAACAAGTTCATTAAGTGGTTGAAGGAATAG
- the LOC107622099 gene encoding UDP-glycosyltransferase 83A1-like isoform X1 gives MNTPTVLALPWPAQGHVNPLMIFSQKLAEHGCNIIFVNTEFIHEKVVSSINNNSNGSSSIKLMSIPDGLGPEDDRRNIGELCISILRTMPSMLEKLIEDVRLNDGVTINCIVYDGTMGWALEVAKKIGINGALFWPASAALFAMQYNIPKLMDDGIIDSQGAPTAEKRFQLSPSIREMDTGLIWWINFPKIETQRKMFKYLLSFTKTQYSTDWYFCNTTNELEPAELSCFPKLLPIGPLLKSNNNEDSTTSFLEEDLSCMSWLDNHSTASVLYVAFGSTTHLNEKQLVELVLGLDLTNKPFLLVMRQDFKYEFKAGSRGKIVRWAPQQKVLSHPAIACFVSHCGWNSTIEALSNGVPFLCWPYFCDQFINKLYICDDLKVGLGFEGDENGLISHEEIKAKVDQLLGDENIKSRSLELKKKLKSNNEKGGASRENLRKFVAWLKK, from the exons ATGAACACGCCAACAGTTCTGGCTCTACCATGGCCAGCTCAAGGACATGTTAATCCCTTGATgatattttcacaaaaattaGCTGAGCATGGGTGCAACATCATCTTTGTTAACACAGAATTCATACATGAGAAGGTGGTGAGTTCCATCAATAATAATAGTAATGGATCATCATCAATAAAATTGATGTCAATCCCTGATGGTCTGGGACCTGAGGATGACAGAAGAAATATAGGAGAGTTATGTATCTCTATATTAAGGACCATGCCCTCTATGTTAGAGAAGCTAATCGAAGATGTTAGATTGAATGATGGAGTTACAATAAATTGTATTGTTTATGATGGGACTATGGGGTGGGCTTTGGAAGTTGCAAAGAAAATCGGAATCAATGGAGCTCTCTTTTGGCCTGCATCAGCGGCTTTGTTTGCGATGCAGTATAACATTCCCAAGCTTATGGATGATGGAATCATAGATTCTCAAG GAGCTCCAACAGCAGAAAAAAGATTTCAGTTATCACCTAGTATTCGAGAAATGGACACAGGATTAATCTGGTGGATAAATTTTCCAAAAATAGAAACTCAGAGGAAGATGTTTAAATATTTGTTGAGCTTCACAAAAACTCAATATTCCACAGATTGGTATTTTTGCAACACCACAAATGAACTTGAACCTGCAGAATTGTCTTGTTTCCCAAAGCTACTCCCCATTGGGCCATTATTGAAAAGTAATAACAATGAAGATAGCACTACATCATTCTTGGAAGAAGATCTCTCTTGTATGAGTTGGCTTGATAACCACTCAACTGCCTCTGTTCTTTATGTTGCCTTTGGAAGCACCACTCATCTCAATGAAAAACAATTGGTAGAACTTGTTCTTGGTCTTGATCTCACAAACAAACCCTTTCTTTTGGTTATGCGTCAAGATTTCAAATATGAGTTCAAGGCTGGGAGCCGGGGTAAGATAGTTAGATGGGCGCCTCAACAGAAAGTACTGAGTCACCCTGCTATTGCTTGTTTTGTTAGTCATTGCGGTTGGAATTCTACTATTGAAGCTTTGTCTAATGGGGTCCCATTCTTGTGTTGGCCATATTTTTGTGATCAATTTATTAACAAATTATATATTTGTGATGACTTGAAAGTTGGGTTGGGATTTGAAGGTGATGAAAATGGACTAATTTCACATGAAGAGATAAAGGCCAAAGTAGACCAACTTCTTGGTGATGAGAATATAAAGTCAAGGTCTCTTGAGTTAAAGAAGAAGTTGAAGAGCAACAATGAAAAAGGAGGTGCATCTAGAGAGAACTTGAGAAAATTTGTTGCATGGTTGAAAAAGTAA
- the LOC107622099 gene encoding UDP-glycosyltransferase 83A1-like isoform X2, with amino-acid sequence MNTPTVLALPWPAQGHVNPLMIFSQKLAEHGCNIIFVNTEFIHEKVVSSINNNSNGSSSIKLMSIPDGLGPEDDRRNIGELCISILRTMPSMLEKLIEDVRLNDGVTINCIVYDGTMGWALEVAKKIGINGALFWPASAALFAMQYNIPKLMDDGIIDSQGAPTAEKRFQLSPSIREMDTGLIWWINFPKIETQRKMFKYLLSFTKTQYSTDWYFCNTTNELEPAELSCFPKLLPIGPLLKSNNNEDSTTSFLEEDLSCMSWLDNHSTASVLYVAFGSTTHLNEKQLVELVLGLDLTNKPFLLVMRQDFKYEFKAGSRGDENGLISHEEIKAKVDQLLGDENIKSRSLELKKKLKSNNEKGGASRENLRKFVAWLKK; translated from the exons ATGAACACGCCAACAGTTCTGGCTCTACCATGGCCAGCTCAAGGACATGTTAATCCCTTGATgatattttcacaaaaattaGCTGAGCATGGGTGCAACATCATCTTTGTTAACACAGAATTCATACATGAGAAGGTGGTGAGTTCCATCAATAATAATAGTAATGGATCATCATCAATAAAATTGATGTCAATCCCTGATGGTCTGGGACCTGAGGATGACAGAAGAAATATAGGAGAGTTATGTATCTCTATATTAAGGACCATGCCCTCTATGTTAGAGAAGCTAATCGAAGATGTTAGATTGAATGATGGAGTTACAATAAATTGTATTGTTTATGATGGGACTATGGGGTGGGCTTTGGAAGTTGCAAAGAAAATCGGAATCAATGGAGCTCTCTTTTGGCCTGCATCAGCGGCTTTGTTTGCGATGCAGTATAACATTCCCAAGCTTATGGATGATGGAATCATAGATTCTCAAG GAGCTCCAACAGCAGAAAAAAGATTTCAGTTATCACCTAGTATTCGAGAAATGGACACAGGATTAATCTGGTGGATAAATTTTCCAAAAATAGAAACTCAGAGGAAGATGTTTAAATATTTGTTGAGCTTCACAAAAACTCAATATTCCACAGATTGGTATTTTTGCAACACCACAAATGAACTTGAACCTGCAGAATTGTCTTGTTTCCCAAAGCTACTCCCCATTGGGCCATTATTGAAAAGTAATAACAATGAAGATAGCACTACATCATTCTTGGAAGAAGATCTCTCTTGTATGAGTTGGCTTGATAACCACTCAACTGCCTCTGTTCTTTATGTTGCCTTTGGAAGCACCACTCATCTCAATGAAAAACAATTGGTAGAACTTGTTCTTGGTCTTGATCTCACAAACAAACCCTTTCTTTTGGTTATGCGTCAAGATTTCAAATATGAGTTCAAGGCTGGGAGCCGGG GTGATGAAAATGGACTAATTTCACATGAAGAGATAAAGGCCAAAGTAGACCAACTTCTTGGTGATGAGAATATAAAGTCAAGGTCTCTTGAGTTAAAGAAGAAGTTGAAGAGCAACAATGAAAAAGGAGGTGCATCTAGAGAGAACTTGAGAAAATTTGTTGCATGGTTGAAAAAGTAA
- the LOC110267857 gene encoding uncharacterized protein LOC110267857: MIIMGSDAEEIAKLRRNLFTDFEMKDLGGLKYFLGIEVLRSSKGIFISQRKYILDLLVEIGMVDCKPIDTPMQVNHKLKMVEGATLADKERYQRLVGKLIYLSHTRPDIAYAVGIVSQFMHKPQEDHMEAVMRIVRYLKGAPGSGIIFKRNDYLKVEAYTDADWADNPNNRRSTAGYFTLVGGNLVTWKSKKQKVVALSSTEAEFRGIVKGITEVLWISQLMTEIGFPPQSPSQLKCDNKAAISISENPVQHDRTKHVEVDRHFIKEKIENEIIELPFVRSEEQLADILTKAVLK; encoded by the coding sequence ATGATCATAATGGGAAGTGATGCTGAAGAAATTGCAAAATTGAGAAGGAACCTATTTACAGACttcgaaatgaaggatttgggagGACTAAAATATTTCTTAGGAATAGAGGTTCTACGATCCAGTAAAGGAATCTTTATCTCCCAAAGAAAGTACATTTTGGACCTTCTGGTAGAAATAGGAATGGTAGATTGCAAACCAATAGATACGCCCATGCAAGTTAATCACAAGTTGAAGATGGTAGAAGGTGCCACCCTAGCAGATAAGGAAAGGTACCAGCGACTGGTTGGAAAACTAATTTACTTATCACATACTCGGCCTGATATAGCTTATGCTGTGGGAATAGTAAGTCAGTTTATGCATAAGCCACAAGAAGATCATATGGAAGCTGTTATGAGGATAGTTCGATATTTGAAGGGAGCTCCAGGAAGTGGAATCATTTTCAAAAGGAATGACTATTTGAAGGTTGAGGCATACACTGACGCAGATTGGGCGGACAACCCAAATAATAGAAGATCAACAGCTGGTTACTTTACACTTGTTGGAGGCaacttggtaacttggaaaaGCAAGAAGCAGAAAGTTGTAGCTCTTTCAAGTACTGAGGCAGAATTTCGAGGGATCGTTAAAGGCATAACTGAAGTATTGTGGATAAGCCAATTGATGACTGAGATTGGGTTTCCACCACAATCGCCAAGCCAGTTGAAATGTGACAACAAAGCCGCAATCAGCATTTCAGAGAATCCTGTACAACATGATAGAACAAAACATGTTGAGGTGGATCGACACtttatcaaagaaaaaattgAGAATGAAATTATTGAGCTTCCATTTGTGAGATCAGAAGAACAGTTGGCTGATATTCTTACTAAAGCAGTTTTAAAATAA